The Limnochorda sp. LNt genome includes a region encoding these proteins:
- a CDS encoding electron transfer flavoprotein subunit beta/FixA family protein: MHLVVCVKQVLDPEMSPRDFAVDPVARRPIAGRAPLVISTFDEIALEVALQLREAVGGGTVTALTLGPRSADEVLRKAMAMQADRAVRIDPGGLGEGDAFVTASALAEAIRRKLSPFDVVLCGRQAGDTDGGQVGPMLAEALGLPMVANALRVRPGPDGSLHVERETEEGTEVVEVRPPVLLTATNAESNVPRIPKVKDVMAAHRKPIEVMAPSELGLAGEGLPARTAVEALEVPQQSRQCRMVEGDSLEERVESLVAALLELKVL; encoded by the coding sequence ATGCATCTGGTGGTCTGCGTCAAGCAGGTCCTGGACCCGGAGATGTCGCCGCGGGACTTCGCCGTCGACCCGGTCGCCAGGCGACCGATTGCAGGCAGGGCCCCGCTGGTCATCAGCACCTTCGACGAGATCGCCCTGGAGGTGGCCCTGCAGCTGCGGGAGGCCGTGGGCGGCGGCACGGTGACGGCCCTCACCCTGGGGCCCAGGTCGGCCGACGAGGTGCTGCGCAAGGCGATGGCCATGCAGGCCGACCGGGCGGTGCGCATCGACCCGGGCGGCCTGGGGGAGGGCGATGCCTTCGTGACGGCGTCGGCTCTGGCCGAGGCCATCCGCCGCAAGCTGTCGCCCTTCGACGTGGTGCTGTGCGGGCGGCAGGCCGGCGACACCGACGGCGGGCAGGTGGGCCCCATGCTGGCCGAAGCCCTGGGCCTGCCCATGGTGGCCAACGCCCTGCGGGTGCGACCCGGGCCCGACGGGAGCCTACACGTGGAGCGCGAGACCGAGGAGGGCACGGAGGTCGTGGAGGTGCGCCCGCCCGTGCTGCTGACGGCCACCAACGCCGAGTCCAACGTACCGCGCATCCCCAAGGTCAAGGACGTCATGGCCGCCCACCGCAAGCCCATCGAGGTGATGGCGCCGTCCGAGCTGGGCCTCGCGGGAGAGGGCCTCCCGGCCCGCACCGCGGTGGAGGCCCTCGAGGTGCCGCAGCAGAGCCGGCAGTGCCGCATGGTGGAGGGCGACTCCCTCGAGGAGCGGGTGGAGTCGCTGGTGGCGGCTCTGCTCGAGCTCAAGGTGCTGTGA
- the rpsD gene encoding 30S ribosomal protein S4 — MARYLGPRHRMCRRVGEPLCGRPDCPALKRPYPPGQHGRAAGRRRISQYGKQLLEKQKLRFIYGVSERQLRNYFKAASRARGRTGEQLLRYLETRLDNVVYRLGLAPTLPAARQMVVHGHVRVNGRKVDRPSYRVRPGDVIEPRERSRDIQPLREALEQGATPPPYLELDREQLRGRVLRYPEREEMPVKVDESLVVEFYAR, encoded by the coding sequence ATGGCACGTTACCTGGGGCCCCGCCACCGGATGTGTCGACGGGTCGGCGAGCCGCTCTGCGGCCGGCCCGACTGCCCGGCCCTCAAGCGTCCCTATCCGCCGGGGCAGCACGGGCGCGCGGCGGGGCGGCGTCGCATCTCGCAGTACGGCAAGCAGCTGCTGGAGAAGCAGAAGCTGAGGTTCATCTACGGCGTCTCGGAGCGCCAGCTGCGCAACTACTTCAAGGCGGCCAGCCGGGCACGGGGGCGCACGGGCGAGCAGCTCCTGCGCTACCTGGAGACCCGTCTCGACAACGTGGTCTACCGCCTGGGGCTGGCGCCGACCCTGCCGGCGGCCCGGCAGATGGTGGTGCACGGCCACGTGAGGGTCAACGGCCGCAAGGTGGACCGGCCCTCGTACCGGGTGCGCCCGGGTGACGTCATCGAGCCTCGCGAGCGCAGCCGCGACATCCAGCCGCTGCGGGAGGCGCTGGAGCAGGGCGCCACGCCGCCGCCCTACCTGGAGCTGGACCGGGAGCAGCTGCGGGGACGGGTGCTGCGCTACCCCGAGCGTGAGGAGATGCCGGTCAAGGTCGACGAGAGCCTGGTCGTCGAGTTTTACGCTCGCTGA
- a CDS encoding electron transfer flavoprotein subunit alpha/FixB family protein, whose translation MSVLAVVVAPQGRSPSGWAELMGAASTVARLTGEPVEALVAGADGPSLEALARDLWRRGADRVWRLASDGLTEPDPDRYVAALAWAAGRLEPTTLLINGDPLGAQLGPRLAMRIGAASVTEVVDVRPGEQGRPGWVRPMYGGKAMAVVGSRQARTVVNVRPRAFAAPAARSGEPPADALVSLELDAGALPAPRLRVLERRTAASDGVRLEDARIIVSGGRGMGGPEGFQVLQQLAEVLGGAVGASRAAVDAGWVPGHLQIGQTGKMVAPDLYLAVGISGASQHLAGISGARHVVAINKDPEAPIFRAAEIGLAEDWRKVLPSLIERLAQALGRAPGSRAS comes from the coding sequence ATGAGCGTGCTGGCCGTAGTGGTGGCCCCGCAGGGACGCTCGCCCTCGGGTTGGGCCGAGCTGATGGGGGCGGCGTCGACGGTGGCCCGCCTGACGGGCGAGCCCGTCGAGGCACTGGTAGCGGGTGCCGATGGGCCGTCCCTGGAGGCTCTGGCGCGGGACCTGTGGCGGAGGGGCGCCGACCGGGTCTGGCGACTGGCCAGCGACGGCCTGACCGAGCCCGACCCTGATCGCTACGTGGCCGCCCTCGCCTGGGCGGCGGGGCGCCTGGAGCCCACGACCCTGCTGATCAACGGCGATCCCCTGGGCGCGCAGCTGGGGCCACGGCTGGCCATGCGCATCGGGGCCGCCAGCGTCACGGAGGTGGTGGACGTCCGGCCCGGCGAGCAGGGCCGGCCGGGGTGGGTGCGGCCCATGTACGGGGGCAAGGCCATGGCGGTCGTCGGCTCCCGCCAGGCCCGCACCGTGGTCAACGTGCGGCCCCGGGCGTTTGCAGCGCCCGCGGCGCGCAGCGGCGAGCCGCCGGCCGACGCGCTGGTCTCCCTGGAGCTGGACGCCGGAGCCCTGCCGGCTCCCCGGCTGCGGGTGCTCGAGCGGCGCACCGCCGCCTCCGACGGCGTGCGCCTCGAGGACGCCCGGATCATCGTCTCGGGCGGCCGGGGCATGGGCGGGCCCGAGGGCTTCCAGGTGCTGCAGCAGCTGGCCGAGGTGCTGGGGGGCGCGGTGGGGGCCTCCCGGGCGGCGGTGGATGCCGGATGGGTGCCGGGGCACCTGCAGATCGGCCAGACGGGCAAGATGGTGGCGCCCGACCTCTACCTGGCCGTGGGCATCAGCGGGGCGAGCCAGCACCTGGCCGGCATCTCGGGGGCCCGGCACGTGGTGGCCATCAACAAGGATCCCGAGGCGCCCATCTTTCGGGCGGCCGAGATCGGGCTGGCCGAGGACTGGCGCAAGGTGTTGCCGTCGTTGATCGAACGCCTGGCCCAGGCGCTGGGGCGGGCGCCCGGCTCCCGGGCGAGCTGA